A single Pedobacter sp. PACM 27299 DNA region contains:
- a CDS encoding GNAT family N-acetyltransferase — protein MNDLKTVLNPTRNDIDEIEEWLEAEYKVTRTGFFTGRGVLDQSFRENTLIILKWEKKVVSFIAWKHYTTNTARISIAETHPDFRRKGFLTTLLDALIDNFQKNDVQVIDLQSTSVESETTWKQLGFKEFPEDKKNRRLDEKELFKVIIPIKEMSALAAEETLELWHMDTYAISGLAPNAAWNLSFIDGTRILQQPIVYPAHYDWHVCWKKNNTVVHEGRVKRFPTDISFGRFMIVTQIP, from the coding sequence ATGAATGATTTAAAGACGGTCCTTAATCCAACTCGAAATGATATAGATGAGATTGAAGAATGGTTAGAAGCAGAATACAAAGTAACCAGAACAGGATTCTTTACAGGTAGGGGTGTTCTTGACCAGAGTTTTAGGGAAAATACTTTGATCATCCTTAAATGGGAGAAAAAGGTGGTTTCATTTATAGCATGGAAGCATTATACCACTAACACAGCGAGAATCTCTATTGCTGAAACACACCCGGATTTCCGCAGAAAAGGTTTTCTCACGACTCTACTTGATGCACTTATTGACAATTTTCAAAAGAACGACGTTCAGGTAATCGACCTTCAATCCACTTCAGTCGAGTCAGAAACTACATGGAAACAGCTCGGTTTTAAGGAGTTTCCTGAAGATAAAAAAAATAGAAGACTTGACGAAAAGGAACTGTTTAAGGTAATAATTCCGATTAAAGAAATGTCCGCCCTGGCTGCTGAGGAGACGCTGGAATTGTGGCATATGGACACCTACGCGATATCCGGCCTCGCTCCAAATGCTGCCTGGAACCTGTCTTTTATAGATGGTACCAGAATTTTGCAGCAACCAATTGTCTATCCTGCACATTACGACTGGCATGTGTGTTGGAAAAAGAATAATACAGTAGTTCATGAAGGCAGGGTGAAAAGATTTCCAACTGATATCTCCTTCGGCCGTTTTATGATAGTTACTCAAATACCTTAA